A genomic region of Vitis vinifera cultivar Pinot Noir 40024 chromosome 7, ASM3070453v1 contains the following coding sequences:
- the LOC100256803 gene encoding putative lipid-transfer protein DIR1: MKKFVMMVAAVLVVAVVVEGSEGFSLCNMSEDDLMTCKPAVSKPSPVDPSPECCKALSGADLTCLCSYKNSETLPFLGIDPDLAMALPSKCNLTPPASC, encoded by the coding sequence ATGAAGAAGTTTGTGATGATGGTGGCGGCGGTGTTGGTGGTGGCAGTGGTGGTGGAGGGGTCAGAGGGGTTCAGCTTGTGCAACATGAGTGAGGATGATTTGATGACATGTAAGCCTGCAGTGAGCAAACCATCGCCGGTGGATCCATCTCCGGAGTGCTGCAAGGCGCTTTCAGGAGCTGATTTGACTTGCCTTTGCTCTTATAAGAACTCAGAGACACTGCCGTTTCTTGGGATTGATCCTGATCTTGCCATGGCTCTTCCCTCCAAGTGCAACCTCACCCCTCCTGCTAGCTGCTAA